One window from the genome of Balaenoptera musculus isolate JJ_BM4_2016_0621 chromosome 3, mBalMus1.pri.v3, whole genome shotgun sequence encodes:
- the SHC2 gene encoding SHC-transforming protein 2 isoform X3: MTQGPGGRAAPAPPAPPEPEAPTTFCALLPRMPQWKFAAPAGFLGRGPAAARAAGGAGAAGEAESESEPAASAGVPALAAAVLGACEPRCAAPCPLPALSRCRAAGARGSRGARGAAGPPDAAADEWIRKGSFIHKPAHGWLHPDARVLGPGVSYIVRYMGCIEVLRSMRSLDFSTRTQVTREAINRLHEAVPGIRGSWKKKAPNKALASILGKSNLRFAGMSVAVSISIDGLNLSVPATRQIIANHHMQSISFASGGDTDMADYVAYVAKDPINQRACHILECCEGLAQSVISTVGQAFELRFKQYLHSPPRVVVPPGRLTGPEDSAWGDEDETEHNYYNRTPGKEPPLGGLVDSRLTPAQQPCALGALGQGASPARRDARGPQWDVGPSAPPGDGYVQADARGPRDYEDHLYVNTQGLDGPEPLQPEDSPKKDLFDMRPFEDALRLHECSMAAGPAAAPLPVEDQWPSPPTRRAPIAPTEEQLRQEPWYHGQMSRRAAEKLLRVDGDFLVRDSVTNPGQYVLTGMHAGQPKHLLLVDPEGVVRTKDVLFESISHLIDYHLQNGQPIVAAESELHLRGVVKREP; this comes from the exons ATGACGCAGGgtccgggcgggcgggcggcccccgcgccccccgcaccCCCGGAGCCTGAGGCGCCCACCACCTTCTGCGCGCTGCTGCCGCGCATGCCGCAGTGGAAGTTCGCGGCCCCAGCCGGCTTCCTGGGCCGGGGcccggcggcggcgcgggcggcggggggcgcgggggcggcgggggaggcCGAGTCCGAGTCCGAGCCGGCCGCCTCGGCCGGCGTCCCGGCGCTGGCGGCGGCGGTCCTGGGCGCCTGCGAGCCGCGCTGCGCCgcgccctgccccctgcctgcgCTCAGCCGCTGCCGGGCCGCCGGGGCGCGGGGGTCGCGGGGCGCGCGGGGGGCGGCCGGGCCGCCGGACGCCGCCGCCGACGAGTGGATCCGCAAAGGCAGCTTCATCCACAAGCCGGCGCACGGCTGGCTACACCCGGACGCCAGGGTCCTGGGGCCCGGGGTCTCCTACATCGTTCGG TACATGGGCTGCATCGAAGTCCTCCGCTCAATGCGCTCCCTGGACTTCAGCACTCGCACCCAGGTCACCAG GGAAGCCATCAACCGGCTCCATGAGGCCGTGCCTGGCATCCGGGGCTCCTGGAAGAAGAAG GCCCCCAACAAGGCACTGGCCTCCATCCTGGGCAAGAGCAACCTGCGCTTCGCGGGCATGAGCGTCGCTGTCAGCATCTCCATCGACGGCCTCAACCTCTCCGTTCCCGCCACGCGCCAG ATCATCGCCAACCACCACATGCAGTCCATCTCCTTTGCGTCGGGTGGTGACACG gaCATGGCGGATTATGTGGCCTACGTGGCCAAGGACCCCATCAACCAGAGAG CCTGCCACATCCTGGAGTGCTGCGAGGGCCTCGCCCAGAGCGTCATCAGCACCGTGGGCCAAGCCTTCGAGCTGCGCTTCAAACAGTACCTGCACAGCCCCCCCAGGGTTGTCGTCCCCCCGGGAAG GCTGACCGGGCCGGAGGATTCGGCCTGGGGGGACGAGGACGAGACAGAACACAACTACTACAACCGCACTCCCGGGAAGGAGCCGCCCCTGGGCGGGCTGGTGGACTCCAGGCTCACCCCCGCGCAGCAGCCCTGTGCCCTCGGGGCCCTTGGCCAG GGAGCATCTCCTGCTCGAAGAGACGCCCGAGGCCCGCAGTGGGACGTGGGCCCCTCAG CCCCGCCCGGGGATGGCTACGTGCAGGCAGACGCCCGGGGCCCGCGAGACTACGAGGACCACCTGTACGTCAACACGCAGGGTCTGGACGGCCCGGAGCCCCTGCAGCCTGAGGACAGCCCCAAGAAGGACCTGTTCGACATGA GACCCTTCGAGGATGCCCTGAGGCTGCACGAGTGCTCCATGGCCGCGGGTCCGGCGGCAGCCCCCCTTCCCGTGGAGGACCAGTGGCCCAGCCCGCCGACCCGCCGGGCCCCCATCGCCCCCACGGAGGAGCAGCTGCGGCAGGAGCCCTGGTACCACGGCCAGATGAGCCGTCGGGCGGCGGAGAAACTGCTTCGAGTGGACGGGGACTTCCTCGTGCGGGACAGCGTCACCAACCCCGGGCAGTACGTCCTCACCGGCATGCACGCAGGGCAGCCCAAGCACCTGCTGCTCGTGGACCCCGAAGGCGTG GTGCGGACGAAGGACGTGCTCTTCGAGAGCATCAGCCACCTGATCGACTACCACCTGCAGAACGGGCAGCCCATCGTGGCCGCCGAGAGCGAGCTCCACCTGCGTGGTGTCGTCAAGCGGGAACCCTGA
- the SHC2 gene encoding SHC-transforming protein 2 isoform X2 has product MTQGPGGRAAPAPPAPPEPEAPTTFCALLPRMPQWKFAAPAGFLGRGPAAARAAGGAGAAGEAESESEPAASAGVPALAAAVLGACEPRCAAPCPLPALSRCRAAGARGSRGARGAAGPPDAAADEWIRKGSFIHKPAHGWLHPDARVLGPGVSYIVRYMGCIEVLRSMRSLDFSTRTQVTREAINRLHEAVPGIRGSWKKKAPNKALASILGKSNLRFAGMSVAVSISIDGLNLSVPATRQIIANHHMQSISFASGGDTDMADYVAYVAKDPINQRACHILECCEGLAQSVISTVGQAFELRFKQYLHSPPRVVVPPGRLTGPEDSAWGDEDETEHNYYNRTPGKEPPLGGLVDSRLTPAQQPCALGALGQGASPARRDARGPQWDVGPSAPPGDGYVQADARGPRDYEDHLYVNTQGLDGPEPLQPEDSPKKDLFDMRGSCPPASRRVFAHRTLRGCPEAARVLHGRGSGGSPPSRGGPVAQPADPPGPHRPHGGAAAAGALVPRPDEPSGGGETASSGRGLPRAGQRHQPRAVRPHRHARRAAQAPAARGPRRRGKVRTKDVLFESISHLIDYHLQNGQPIVAAESELHLRGVVKREP; this is encoded by the exons ATGACGCAGGgtccgggcgggcgggcggcccccgcgccccccgcaccCCCGGAGCCTGAGGCGCCCACCACCTTCTGCGCGCTGCTGCCGCGCATGCCGCAGTGGAAGTTCGCGGCCCCAGCCGGCTTCCTGGGCCGGGGcccggcggcggcgcgggcggcggggggcgcgggggcggcgggggaggcCGAGTCCGAGTCCGAGCCGGCCGCCTCGGCCGGCGTCCCGGCGCTGGCGGCGGCGGTCCTGGGCGCCTGCGAGCCGCGCTGCGCCgcgccctgccccctgcctgcgCTCAGCCGCTGCCGGGCCGCCGGGGCGCGGGGGTCGCGGGGCGCGCGGGGGGCGGCCGGGCCGCCGGACGCCGCCGCCGACGAGTGGATCCGCAAAGGCAGCTTCATCCACAAGCCGGCGCACGGCTGGCTACACCCGGACGCCAGGGTCCTGGGGCCCGGGGTCTCCTACATCGTTCGG TACATGGGCTGCATCGAAGTCCTCCGCTCAATGCGCTCCCTGGACTTCAGCACTCGCACCCAGGTCACCAG GGAAGCCATCAACCGGCTCCATGAGGCCGTGCCTGGCATCCGGGGCTCCTGGAAGAAGAAG GCCCCCAACAAGGCACTGGCCTCCATCCTGGGCAAGAGCAACCTGCGCTTCGCGGGCATGAGCGTCGCTGTCAGCATCTCCATCGACGGCCTCAACCTCTCCGTTCCCGCCACGCGCCAG ATCATCGCCAACCACCACATGCAGTCCATCTCCTTTGCGTCGGGTGGTGACACG gaCATGGCGGATTATGTGGCCTACGTGGCCAAGGACCCCATCAACCAGAGAG CCTGCCACATCCTGGAGTGCTGCGAGGGCCTCGCCCAGAGCGTCATCAGCACCGTGGGCCAAGCCTTCGAGCTGCGCTTCAAACAGTACCTGCACAGCCCCCCCAGGGTTGTCGTCCCCCCGGGAAG GCTGACCGGGCCGGAGGATTCGGCCTGGGGGGACGAGGACGAGACAGAACACAACTACTACAACCGCACTCCCGGGAAGGAGCCGCCCCTGGGCGGGCTGGTGGACTCCAGGCTCACCCCCGCGCAGCAGCCCTGTGCCCTCGGGGCCCTTGGCCAG GGAGCATCTCCTGCTCGAAGAGACGCCCGAGGCCCGCAGTGGGACGTGGGCCCCTCAG CCCCGCCCGGGGATGGCTACGTGCAGGCAGACGCCCGGGGCCCGCGAGACTACGAGGACCACCTGTACGTCAACACGCAGGGTCTGGACGGCCCGGAGCCCCTGCAGCCTGAGGACAGCCCCAAGAAGGACCTGTTCGACATGA gAGGCAGCTGCCCCCCCGCCTCCCGCAGGGTCTTCGCCCACAGGACCCTTCGAGGATGCCCTGAGGCTGCACGAGTGCTCCATGGCCGCGGGTCCGGCGGCAGCCCCCCTTCCCGTGGAGGACCAGTGGCCCAGCCCGCCGACCCGCCGGGCCCCCATCGCCCCCACGGAGGAGCAGCTGCGGCAGGAGCCCTGGTACCACGGCCAGATGAGCCGTCGGGCGGCGGAGAAACTGCTTCGAGTGGACGGGGACTTCCTCGTGCGGGACAGCGTCACCAACCCCGGGCAGTACGTCCTCACCGGCATGCACGCAGGGCAGCCCAAGCACCTGCTGCTCGTGGACCCCGAAGGCGTGGTAAG GTGCGGACGAAGGACGTGCTCTTCGAGAGCATCAGCCACCTGATCGACTACCACCTGCAGAACGGGCAGCCCATCGTGGCCGCCGAGAGCGAGCTCCACCTGCGTGGTGTCGTCAAGCGGGAACCCTGA